In Chryseobacterium lactis, a single genomic region encodes these proteins:
- a CDS encoding VOC family protein, protein MITFKYVILYVENVEQSMNFYKNTFNTEIKFITPEKDYGELITGDTSLSFASIELAGSNLKQGFLTSKTHAKPFGIELGFVTDDVEALVEKAIQNGATLYEDITLKPWGQKTAYVQDPDHYLIEICTEIQ, encoded by the coding sequence ATGATTACATTCAAATATGTTATCCTGTACGTAGAAAACGTAGAACAATCTATGAATTTTTATAAAAACACCTTTAATACCGAAATAAAATTCATCACTCCGGAAAAAGATTATGGAGAGCTTATTACGGGAGACACAAGTCTTTCATTTGCTTCCATTGAGCTCGCCGGTTCAAATTTGAAACAAGGATTTTTAACCTCCAAAACCCACGCTAAACCTTTCGGAATTGAACTTGGATTTGTAACTGATGATGTTGAAGCCCTGGTGGAAAAAGCCATTCAAAACGGAGCCACTTTATATGAAGACATTACCTTGAAGCCATGGGGACAGAAAACAGCCTACGTTCAGGATCCTGATCATTATCTCATTGAAATCTGTACTGAGATTCAGTAA
- a CDS encoding GNAT family N-acetyltransferase, translating into MEIKKLQKLAVNSSLNWGHNGYTTDRIYSVSSIEYAGSFEFTIREKSLSYTKVWETGSEDIDELNLLIEKGQSFGAYHKDELVGWIICEQRTWNNSFYIENILIDEKYRRQGIGIMLIKNAIKEARRLNCRVIELETQNTNYPAIQFYRRMGFNITGLNTRLYENSEEIALFMTLDIE; encoded by the coding sequence ATGGAAATAAAAAAACTACAAAAATTAGCCGTTAATTCCAGCCTTAATTGGGGACATAACGGCTATACAACAGACAGAATATATTCCGTTTCTTCGATTGAATATGCAGGTTCGTTTGAATTTACCATAAGGGAAAAGTCATTGTCTTATACCAAAGTCTGGGAAACCGGTTCTGAGGATATTGATGAACTTAATCTTCTTATTGAAAAAGGACAATCCTTTGGAGCTTATCACAAGGATGAACTTGTCGGATGGATCATCTGTGAACAAAGAACATGGAACAACAGTTTCTACATTGAAAATATTCTGATTGATGAAAAATACAGAAGACAAGGCATCGGCATTATGTTGATTAAAAATGCGATCAAAGAAGCCAGAAGATTAAATTGTAGAGTTATTGAGCTTGAAACCCAGAATACCAACTACCCTGCCATACAATTTTATCGAAGAATGGGATTTAATATTACAGGGCTCAACACCAGACTATACGAAAACTCTGAGGAAATCGCCTTGTTTATGACTTTGGATATTGAATAA
- a CDS encoding tetratricopeptide repeat protein has translation MLRTIYFIIAITAFSLANAQTKTFKCQEIHRAIQLIDDEKYDEGIAILKDCEKKDPQDYTYPYEIAFAYIKKKDYKNAISQLEKVEGYSNIDDYYYALLGSAYDLSNNPNQALKVYDEGLKRFPASGKLYLEKGVVLELEKKISNAIESYEAGIKADPSYPSNYYRVSRLYLDSNDLLSGLMYGEIFINLERTTPRSQEISQLLYNGYKKAVKFDNNQVQVDFCPAIIDAQEYDKNNKLSWCIIFAKNFALSALNTKEINLDILSSVRRQFLKEYYVKDYKDYPNVLMDYHKTMENNKVFDAYNHYIFQIGDQEAFKDWKVKNGKEYNTFVEWYTADKNVLKIDRNNIYISDQIKK, from the coding sequence ATGTTACGAACAATCTATTTTATAATCGCTATAACTGCTTTTTCTCTAGCAAATGCGCAAACAAAAACTTTTAAGTGCCAGGAAATCCATCGTGCCATCCAGTTAATTGATGATGAAAAATATGATGAAGGTATTGCCATATTGAAAGACTGCGAAAAAAAAGATCCACAGGATTATACCTATCCTTACGAAATTGCTTTTGCATATATAAAAAAGAAGGATTATAAAAACGCTATATCTCAGTTAGAAAAGGTTGAAGGCTATTCTAATATTGATGACTATTATTATGCCCTTCTGGGAAGTGCATATGACCTTTCAAATAATCCGAATCAAGCCCTGAAAGTTTATGATGAAGGCTTAAAGAGATTCCCTGCTTCAGGAAAACTATATCTGGAAAAAGGAGTGGTATTGGAACTGGAAAAGAAAATCAGTAATGCAATAGAAAGCTACGAGGCCGGAATAAAAGCTGATCCCTCTTACCCTTCGAATTACTATCGGGTATCCAGGCTATACTTAGATTCAAATGATCTTCTATCCGGTCTTATGTATGGGGAAATATTCATCAACCTTGAAAGAACAACACCAAGATCACAAGAAATCAGTCAGTTATTATATAATGGATATAAAAAGGCTGTGAAATTTGATAATAATCAGGTACAAGTAGACTTTTGCCCTGCCATTATTGATGCCCAAGAATACGATAAGAATAACAAACTGTCATGGTGTATTATTTTTGCTAAAAACTTTGCACTTTCTGCCCTTAACACAAAAGAGATCAATCTTGACATTCTGTCTTCTGTAAGACGACAATTTCTTAAAGAATATTATGTCAAAGATTATAAAGACTATCCTAATGTTTTAATGGATTATCATAAAACTATGGAAAATAACAAAGTATTCGATGCTTACAATCACTACATTTTTCAGATAGGAGATCAGGAAGCGTTCAAGGATTGGAAAGTTAAAAATGGAAAAGAGTACAATACCTTTGTAGAATGGTATACAGCAGATAAAAATGTACTTAAGATCGATCGCAACAATATCTATATATCTGATCAAATAAAGAAATAA
- a CDS encoding Crp/Fnr family transcriptional regulator, translating to MQNLLTNLQSLIPFSNESWTLLQPALSKRSYLKNELMLKEWEICHSLFFIEKGFCKSYYEIDGVTKNTGFFFENEIATNITSFGSGQKSEFNIAACETLETIVFDKEKLFELAKQSPEIEALGRSCIRRFATKQEEFANLFKLYSAQERLEYLENKYPEMLQRVSLSQPASFLGVARETLSRIRKRRVSQ from the coding sequence ATGCAAAATCTACTTACAAACCTCCAATCTCTTATTCCATTTTCTAACGAAAGCTGGACTCTTCTTCAACCCGCACTTTCTAAAAGATCGTATCTAAAAAACGAACTTATGTTGAAAGAATGGGAAATATGTCATTCATTATTCTTTATTGAAAAGGGATTTTGTAAAAGCTATTACGAGATAGATGGTGTAACAAAAAACACCGGCTTTTTCTTTGAAAATGAGATTGCAACTAATATCACCAGTTTTGGAAGCGGGCAAAAATCTGAGTTCAATATTGCAGCTTGTGAAACCTTAGAAACCATCGTTTTTGATAAAGAAAAATTATTTGAACTCGCAAAGCAATCTCCGGAAATAGAAGCATTAGGCCGGAGCTGTATTCGTAGATTTGCAACAAAACAGGAAGAATTTGCGAATCTGTTTAAACTCTATTCAGCACAGGAAAGATTAGAATATCTCGAAAATAAATACCCTGAAATGCTTCAACGCGTATCACTGTCCCAACCCGCATCATTCCTTGGAGTTGCAAGGGAAACGTTGAGCAGAATCAGAAAACGAAGAGTCTCTCAATAA
- a CDS encoding DUF6443 domain-containing protein codes for MKKLIIPVGMLLATGALKAQLSPIPATENYVQTKTYLDYNGSQPTKSSETVQYFDGLGRPKQVVGIKASPQGKDVVTHIEYDAFGRQVKDYLPIPQSGTQNGAIYTSPLGNASSIYGGEKIFSEKILENSPLDRIQQQIQVGNDWGSKPVKFDYEAVTIADGVRKFITTTSWVNGATQSVLAEDWLYRDGQLFKNTITDEDGNKTVEFKNSRGQTVVVRKIVNGEYADTHYVYNEYDQLAFVLPPLASIRGDIVANTVKHDELCYQYHYDGRNRLVEKKLPGKGWEYMVYDKQDRLVATQDANLNAKGQWIYTKYDELGRVAITGIATGSDRSQEQAIVNGYGSNNVTRLNTVLFNRQGMDVYYGNPDNTYPNSTKWVSLLSLNYYDSYPGYSFNPSFPATIQGEPTLTPTPSSDGRSTNSLPLVSLVKNIEDDNWTKNYTYYDLKGRAIGSYSINHLGGYTKTESKLNFSGTQQMAVTRHKRLTTDTEKIITENFEYDHQNRLLVHKHQVDSNPVEILTQNTYNELSQVSNKKVANNLQSIDYAYNIRGWMTKINDPANLNGKLFGYELRYNNPPYTNIATGKYNGNIAEIDWRNASEDVLKRYSYSYDALNRLKDAIYTEPGTTNPYNNNFNENLTYDLNGNILTLKRNAVPVTGTTATQVDDLQYQYTGNRLNQVIENAMNNTGYEGGNNIIDYDPNGNMINMKDKGIQSIVYNYLNLPNAIGITQVNPAGKVSTTNIAHMYRADGIKLRKTFVQSAYMGLPIQRMTDYLDGFQYSYIDNGTGCFTCKTENAYEEQAYRKIIIPVIPGDPKWILDFVPTAEGFYSFTENRYIYQYKDHLGNARVSFAKNSAGVLEVTDTNSYYPFGLNHIGGFKGLLSGYYNYKYNGKELQETGMYDYGARMYMPDLGRWGVVDPLAETSRRWSPYTYAFNNPIRFIDPDGRQATDIYKMDKSGNLTWMAESKTDVIYTEKNFDSSGNLKTENDGGFEVGEKGFIKGNTHQYSTTGETYLDFKGDEAKGLDYLNQVGDWMKSGEVNVEFGIQTAEVNGKDNTVVYTSNQETSTSPVYDGNNVKLQGHLHPGTWNPEQISGPLNPSGFRMSKFPLKENGFTSKIMSKTNRGDRVSAETMPNAVNFIYAPAHNTTIIYNSSQIIKAYEGKFKKN; via the coding sequence ATGAAAAAACTTATAATCCCTGTAGGAATGCTATTGGCAACAGGTGCTCTGAAGGCACAGCTCAGCCCGATTCCTGCTACAGAAAATTACGTTCAGACCAAAACATATCTCGATTATAATGGAAGCCAGCCTACCAAATCATCAGAAACTGTTCAGTATTTTGACGGATTGGGAAGGCCGAAACAAGTTGTGGGAATAAAAGCTTCTCCACAAGGAAAAGATGTGGTCACTCATATTGAATATGATGCATTTGGAAGACAGGTAAAAGACTATCTTCCTATCCCGCAATCCGGAACCCAGAATGGAGCGATATATACTTCACCATTAGGAAATGCCTCTTCTATCTATGGTGGAGAGAAAATATTTTCTGAAAAGATATTAGAGAATTCACCACTCGATAGAATCCAGCAACAGATCCAGGTGGGTAATGACTGGGGTTCCAAGCCTGTTAAATTTGATTATGAGGCAGTTACCATAGCTGATGGAGTAAGAAAGTTTATTACCACTACGAGCTGGGTAAACGGAGCTACCCAATCTGTATTGGCTGAAGATTGGTTGTACAGAGACGGGCAGTTATTTAAAAATACAATTACCGATGAGGACGGCAACAAAACTGTTGAGTTTAAAAATAGTAGAGGACAAACGGTGGTCGTTAGAAAAATTGTAAATGGAGAATATGCAGATACCCACTATGTATATAACGAATATGACCAACTGGCATTTGTATTGCCTCCGTTAGCCAGTATTAGAGGTGATATTGTGGCCAATACTGTAAAACATGATGAGTTGTGCTATCAGTACCACTACGATGGAAGAAATCGTTTGGTAGAAAAGAAGCTTCCCGGAAAAGGTTGGGAATACATGGTCTATGACAAGCAAGACAGATTAGTAGCTACACAGGATGCTAATCTCAATGCAAAAGGTCAATGGATCTATACAAAATATGATGAACTGGGAAGAGTGGCCATTACAGGAATTGCAACTGGAAGTGACAGAAGTCAGGAACAGGCTATTGTGAACGGATATGGTTCAAATAATGTCACCAGGCTCAACACAGTTTTGTTTAACAGACAAGGAATGGATGTCTATTACGGAAATCCGGATAACACGTATCCCAATTCTACCAAATGGGTGAGTTTATTATCTTTAAATTATTATGATTCTTATCCCGGATACAGCTTCAATCCTTCATTTCCTGCAACAATACAAGGCGAGCCTACTTTAACACCAACACCTTCTTCTGACGGAAGAAGTACAAACAGCCTTCCTCTTGTCAGCCTGGTGAAAAATATTGAAGATGACAACTGGACTAAAAATTATACCTACTATGATTTAAAAGGAAGAGCAATAGGAAGCTATTCCATCAATCATTTGGGTGGGTATACCAAAACAGAATCTAAGCTGAATTTCTCCGGAACTCAGCAAATGGCTGTCACCAGACATAAAAGACTTACTACAGATACGGAAAAAATAATTACTGAGAATTTTGAATATGATCATCAAAACAGGTTACTTGTACATAAGCATCAGGTAGACAGTAACCCTGTTGAGATTTTAACCCAGAATACCTATAATGAGCTTTCGCAGGTTTCGAATAAAAAAGTAGCCAATAACCTTCAGAGCATTGACTATGCCTACAATATCCGTGGATGGATGACCAAAATCAATGATCCTGCTAATCTGAATGGAAAGCTGTTTGGATACGAGCTCAGGTATAATAATCCTCCTTATACGAATATAGCCACCGGAAAATACAACGGAAATATCGCAGAGATCGATTGGAGAAACGCTTCAGAAGATGTTCTGAAAAGATATTCCTATTCTTATGATGCGCTAAACAGATTAAAAGATGCCATTTATACCGAACCAGGTACAACAAATCCTTATAACAATAATTTCAATGAAAATCTCACCTACGATCTGAACGGAAATATCCTGACCCTGAAAAGAAATGCTGTCCCGGTAACAGGTACAACGGCTACCCAGGTAGACGATCTGCAGTATCAGTACACCGGAAATCGCCTGAACCAGGTTATAGAAAATGCAATGAATAACACGGGCTATGAAGGAGGAAATAATATCATTGATTATGATCCAAATGGTAATATGATCAATATGAAGGATAAAGGAATTCAGTCCATTGTTTATAATTACCTGAATTTACCCAACGCCATAGGAATTACCCAGGTGAATCCTGCGGGAAAAGTAAGCACGACCAACATCGCTCATATGTATCGGGCTGATGGCATAAAGCTCCGTAAGACATTTGTTCAATCAGCTTATATGGGACTTCCTATACAGCGCATGACAGATTATCTTGACGGGTTTCAGTATTCATATATAGATAACGGAACAGGGTGTTTTACCTGCAAAACGGAAAATGCCTATGAAGAACAGGCTTACAGAAAAATCATTATTCCGGTCATCCCCGGAGACCCAAAATGGATCCTGGATTTTGTACCTACTGCAGAAGGCTTTTATAGTTTCACAGAAAACCGTTATATTTATCAGTACAAAGATCACCTTGGAAATGCCAGGGTAAGTTTTGCCAAAAACAGCGCAGGCGTTCTGGAAGTAACCGATACCAACAGCTATTACCCGTTTGGATTAAACCATATCGGAGGGTTTAAAGGACTTTTAAGTGGGTATTATAATTACAAGTACAATGGGAAGGAGTTGCAGGAGACTGGGATGTATGATTATGGAGCGAGGATGTATATGCCTGATTTGGGTAGATGGGGCGTGGTGGATCCGTTGGCGGAAACTTCAAGAAGATGGAGTCCTTATACTTATGCTTTTAATAATCCTATAAGATTTATTGATCCGGATGGCAGACAAGCAACGGATATATACAAAATGGATAAAAGTGGCAATCTTACATGGATGGCTGAATCTAAAACGGATGTGATTTATACTGAAAAGAATTTTGATAGTAGTGGAAATCTAAAGACTGAAAATGATGGTGGATTTGAAGTTGGTGAAAAAGGCTTTATCAAAGGGAATACTCATCAATATTCAACAACTGGAGAGACATATTTGGACTTTAAAGGAGATGAAGCAAAAGGTCTGGATTATCTTAATCAAGTAGGAGATTGGATGAAATCGGGAGAAGTAAATGTGGAATTTGGAATACAAACAGCTGAAGTAAATGGTAAAGATAATACTGTTGTATATACATCTAATCAGGAAACGTCTACAAGTCCCGTTTATGATGGAAATAATGTTAAATTACAAGGACATTTGCATCCTGGGACATGGAATCCCGAACAAATTTCAGGCCCCTTAAATCCTAGTGGGTTTCGAATGTCAAAATTTCCACTAAAAGAAAATGGCTTTACCTCTAAGATAATGAGTAAAACTAATCGTGGAGATAGAGTGTCTGCAGAAACTATGCCTAATGCAGTGAATTTTATTTACGCTCCGGCACACAATACAACCATTATATATAATAGTTCTCAAATAATTAAAGCTTATGAAGGAAAATTTAAAAAAAATTAA